A window of Cynocephalus volans isolate mCynVol1 chromosome 3, mCynVol1.pri, whole genome shotgun sequence genomic DNA:
tggtgttgtcagcaccacgctatcccaagtgagccacaggccggcccctgcaGAAAAGTGTTAACACAGCAGACCTGAGGCTGACATCCTGAGAAAGGCCTGAGGCAAGGCTGGCCCTTGGCTGGTgtctgtcagcaccacgctatcccaagtgagccacaggccggcccctgcaGAAAAGTGTTAACACAGCAGACCTGAGGCTGACATCCTGAGAAAGGCCTGAGGCAAGGCTGGCCCTTGGCTGGTGTCTGTGAACTAAGGTTTCAGAAGACATTCCCACCATTTCCTAACTGGTAAGAGTGCCTTACTGTGTACAAACAGTGTGGTTTATGCCAAACACCTTCTTtttgggagtctggaatttttGTTCATGCCAGGCGGAGAGTGCCTACCTGAACAGCCCTTGATAAAGCACTGGGCCCTGAGTCTCTAACAAGCTTCCCTAGTAGACAGTACTTCATACGTGTTGTCAGAATTCAGTGCATCCGGTGTGACTCCACAGGGAGAGATAGTTTTGCTTTGTGTCCTTTCACTGTGATCAGTCATAACTGTGAGTACAACTTTTTGCTGGGTCCCATGAGTCCTAGGAGAGGGACCCCGACCTACCTGCGCTTCTGTCCTCAGTCCCTGTCCCCTTCCTCAGTTACAGGAGCCCCTTCTCAAAGCTGCAGATTCACACAGTCTTGGCCAGCAGCCTACTCTATTGTCTCCGTCTGACAGCCAAGGTTCTGTAAATCCTCTCCCAGAGGGCAGTACACATCCAGATTGGGCCTTGAATGTGTATCTTTGCTTGTTTTTCAGACTCAAAACCTCGGACCCTAGCTGCACAGCTGACCCCAGACAAAGGCAGTCTGCCTTGGGGGTGGATGACAGTGGGACTCGAAGGGCAAGATTTCTGGCACACCATATTGAGAAAAGTTGTGGGGCGTGGAGGCCAGGCAGCAGAAAGATGCTGCCAAGTAGTGATGCTTAGCCAGGGGGAGAAGAACCTGGAGCGGAGCCTTGCAGGAAGTGTCCACTGGCCCCCGTTTGTCACTGAGCATCAGGACACTCCTCCAGCCTCAAACCACATTCTCAAAAAGGGCCTCACATGCGTTTCAGTCTTAGATCAGGGTTACTCCTGCCAAAGAGAGGATGTGTGTGGAGAAGCCTGCAGCTGTTTCCCAGACCTTAGTCGGCCACCAGGAGTCCACACTGCAGAGGGCGTCCCAGTGTGCAGTGGGTGGGAAGATGCCTTTGGCAAGAACACGTGCCTCGTGAGCTATCAGCAGGTTCCCAATGGAAGGAAGCCCTACACATGCGAGgagtgtgggaaggcctttggGCAGAGCACTCATCTCATTCAGCACCAAAGAACCCACACTGGCGAGAAGCCGTATGTCTGCTGGGAGTGCGGACGTGCCTTCAGCAAGAACTCGTCTCTGGTCAAGCACCGGCGCATCCACACGGGCGAGAAACCCTACACGTGTGGCCAGTGTGGCAAGCGCTTTCATGAGAGCTCATCGCTTGTCAAGCACCAGCGGGTGCACACAGGTGAGAAGCCGTACACATGTGGCGAGTGCGGGCGCACCTTCAGCCAGAGCACCCACCTCCTGCAGCACCAGCGAGCCCACACCGGGGAGAAGCCATTTGCCTGCCACAAATGCGGCCGAGCCTTCGCCGACTCCTCGGCCCTCCTTGTCCACCACAGAACCCACACGGGAGAGAGGCCCTACGAGTGCCGTGTGTGCTGCAAGGCGTTCAGCCTCAGCTCATCCCTGGCCGAACATGAGCGCTgccacacaggagagaagccgtACAAGTGTCGGGAATGCGGGAAGGCCTTCAGCCAGAGCTCGTCCCTCAGCAAGCACCTGAGGACACACACGGGTGAGAAGCCATACTCATGTGGTGACTGTGGGCGCACCTTCAGCCAGAGCTCGTCCCTGGCCAAGCACCAGCGGGTACACACGGGTGAGCGGCCCTATCTGTGTGAAGAGTGCGGAAAGGCCTTCAGCCAGGGCTCCTACCTGATTCAGCACCTCAAGATTCACAGCGGTGAGAAGCCCTACACATGCAGTGAGTGCAGGAAGCCATTCACCGACTCCTCGGCCCTCATCCTACACCAGCGCGTGCACACAGGTGAGCGTCCTTACGCATGTGGAAAATGCGGGAAGACCTTCAGCCAGAGCAAGTTCCTCACCCAGCACGAGCGGATCCATACTGGCGAGAAGCCCTTCGTGTGTGGTGACTGCGGGAAAAGCCTTCCTGCAGAGTTCATCTCTCACCCTCCATCAGAGAACGCACACTGGGGAGAAGCCTTACAAGTGCAACGAGTGCGGCAAGTCCTACATCCAGATGTCGCACCTCACCGAGCATTACCGGGTGCATACCGGGGAGCGGTCCTACACATGCAATGTGTGCGGCAAAGCCTTCAGCCGTGGCACACACCTCACACAGCACCAGCGTGTCCATGCAGGTGCCAAGCCCTTCATATGCCATGTGTGTCAGAAAACCttccaggaggccacagccctcATACTGCATCAGAGGACTCACTCTGGCAAGAAGCCCTTTGAGTGTCGTGAGTGCGGCAAAGCCTTCAGCCAGAGCAGATTCCTGGCccagcatcagagaattcattcCCGGGGGAGACCATATGAATACAGCGAGTATCAGAAAAGCCTGAGCAACTGTTTGGTTCTTGTACGTCAGTGAACTGAGCACATGCCAGAGACCTTCCCATCTGTCCTTGGTGTGTTGTCCTCTGTCCGGGGGAGGCCCTGTGAGTGTGAAGAGCTCAGGGCCTGTGTAGGGCAGCCTCTGTCCTGCCTCACACACATCTTCCTACAGGGTCACCTGGTCTGGTGAGAAAGCTGGGCGTGGGCCTTTGATTTGTCTTCCTTATCCCCGTAACCTTCAAGGGGAGTAATGGCCACTCCCAGTTCTTCTCCATCATTAGGTTCCCGTGGATgcccaccaggtggcaggagggccACAAGTGTGAACGTGCTTCCTCTCAGCAGGCCTGGAACACAGCTTATTTCAAAGTTTTTGCCAaggcaaaaatgaaattaaaggggaaaagtctattttaaaaagatgctttTGCAGTTTGTGCCCTGTTTTAACTTGGACCATATGGTTTTGGGgtttatttttcccccaaataaagtAAGCTTTATATTCTGAAATGTTATGTGTCACAAAGTCCagttctttaaaaaggaaattttgcaTCTTATTTCTCAGCTTCAGCATGAGGACTTCACCAAATCAGTTGGGACAGTGATGTTAGCTAAGGTTTTATTTAGCAGGTTGTAAGCACTTTGTAGGTACTGCCCTTCACCCTCTCTGCAGCCCTGGGATGCTGAGTGTTTTTATCCCCAATCCACAGATCAGGAGCTgagactggtttttttttttgggttttgtttttttgttgttttggcagctggctggtaaagggatccaaacctgtgataAGTGTTCTAAgtctgtgctgtaaccaactgagctaaccggccagccagcTCAGGAGCTGAGACTTTGAGAGGTTAAATCACTTGCCCAGGCCCCCAGCTAGAAGCCACTCACTtttcagaatgaaaataaaaggctAGAAGTGGTAGAAATCCCTCATTCCCTTTCAGCATATGCCCAGAAGTATTTACTTTGAAAGGCAGTTCTAGAATATAAAGTCCTATTGAGCATTTGGAGACAGTGGGATGATTGGATTCCACCTGTAGAAGTGGGTTAAGCCAGTTGGCTGACTTGAGGAAAAGGCAAACTAGGAACTGGGATCTGTTGCTCAATCCAGAGGTTCATTAAATGCCCACCGGGAGCCATGTACTTGTTCTCACTCTCCCACGTAATACTGCTTAAGTGTTCTCCAGCTATCAGGGTGAGTTCTGGCCTCTAGCTGAGCCCCCTGTACTCACCCACCATGCCCAtctttccaggctcatccactcATCCCACAGGCAGCCTGCATTAGCCAAACccacctctttcctcttccctgacAGTCTGGTTCGTTCTGGTTTCTGTCTTCAGATCAGCTCCAGGGTAACCTCTCCCTGACTGAGTCAGCACCTTCTCATGCCCCCACCACAGCACGTGCATTGCACTGTCATTGGCCATGTCCTCATCCAGAAACCACCATGGTCTGGAAGCTCCATTACGCATGTCTCAGTTGTATTTGTATCCCCATCACCTGGCACACTGAGGGTCCAAGGTAGACAGGGAATGAGTAAACCAGTAAGACTCTGAAAGTGCAAAAAGACTACTATGTAGGGGTCCCCAATGCCACCCTCAGGTTCACTGagggactcacagaactcagaaaaactGATATACTCACGGTTAcggtttattacagtgaaaggatacagattaagaTTAAAGAGTAAAATAACAAAGGTGAAAGAAAGGTGCATAAGGCACAGTCCAGGAGAGACCAGGTACAACTGTAGACTGCTTAATTCTCCCAGCGACAAGTGACAATACACACAgtattgccaaccagggaagctccCCCAACCCTTATTTACTAAGGGTTGATCACGTTGGCATGGAGTGCCCACATGACTGACCTCAGTCACTCAGTCTCCAGACCCTCCAGAGGTCAAACTGATAAAGAGTGTGGCCCCAAATCCCCACCATAAATCACATGTTGACAAGTTATCTGGCATGGTCTAAGGTCCAAAGGTAAACAAAGACACTTAACAGGCAGGATATTCCAAGAGCTGAGCAAGTCAAGTGCCAGTTCATTCTCTGTAATGTGCAGGGTTGTATCACCTGCTGAGTTAAGCCTTTACTGCACAATGACCCAACACAGTTGCAGCCCCAGGAGGCCTTGTCACCCAGCTGAGGGCCACAGCTGCTACAGCAACATGAGGGAGAGAAGCAATTCACAGCAGGAGTGAACTCAGTTTTGAAGGACAAGACCATCTCAGGGGGGTGTCCAGTCGGGACAGCACTCAGTAGCACCACCCCCGTAAGAGTCCCAAAGAGCAGGCTGAGAAACAGCCACATGGCTGGGTGCACTTCTGGCTCTGCTGCACACCCACTATGACTTGCCACAGGCTGCCAAATTTAGCCTTTGTAAAACTGGGGACAGTGCCCTTCCCAGGGATTGTCCCTGAGGCAATTCATTCTTCCCATAGGGCCAGAAGGTCTTCAAATTCTTTTGCTTTATTATGCTTTATTGTTCATCCATGTGTGTCTTATATCAAATGCCAGTAGGCATTtgagctgcccagaccctgcatggagggcagggctgcttgTTGGCATCAGATGCAGGAGGCAGAGGCTGAACCTCAGGTTGTGGGTTTCCTGGGGTATCAGGCCCAGTCAAGTGGTCCTGAGACAAGAGGCAAAGGAGAGCCCATGGGGCCCAGAGCCCTCAATTTACTCCTTAGGGTGGCCCCCTGGGCTGCATCCTAGTGACCTGAGGTGTGCATCTGCACTCGCGCACACACACTCCCTGGACGCCAAGGCAGTTGCTTGGCACTGGGAGCATCTGGGCCCTCTCCCTCAAGAGTCCGGGAGCGTGGAGTTCAGCTGACTTGCACAGGGTGGGGTGAATCTCACTTAGATGCTGAAAGGGTTTATGGGATGGAATCCATGGACATGAGGCAGCTGCGGGTCCTCCATGCAGAgtctgggtgggtgggggagccTGCCTCTGTGTAGAGAGTGggtgtttctgtgtgtctgtgtctatgtttttaattacagctttattaaaatataattcacatcCATAAAATCCACTCCTTTAGTGTTCAATTTAGCAATTTTTAGTATATTCGCTACAaggtgcaaccatcaccaccaattccagaacattttcatcacccccaaaccCATTATCCTCCCACTTACCCTccccttccagcccctggcacccacttATCTACTTTGTATGGATGAGCCTTTtttggatatttcacataaatggaatggtaaaatatgtgaccttttgtgtcgctcagcatgttttcaaggttcatctatattttagcatgtatcaatactgcattcatttttatggctgaacaacATTCTATTGTACAAatgtacattttgtttatccattcattggttgatggttatttgggttgtttccactgtTTGGCTATGATGagtgatgctgctatgaacatttgtgtataagattttgtatggacatatgtatTCATTTCTCTTGGCTATAAACTGACGAGTGAAAATGCTGAGCCACAGGGTAACTGTGTGTAACTATTTgtggaactgccaaactgttctccgcagcagctgcaccatcttacattcccaccagcaatgtgccagggttctgatttctctacATCCCCGCCGACACTTGTAGTTACGTCTTTTTTATCATggtcatcctagtgggtatgaagtggcatcatattgtggttttaatctgcctGATTACCCTGAGGCCTCCCACCATAGACATGGGGAAGCAGAGGCTATCACAATCagctgggaggaggagagggtttATTATCTCCATAACACAAAGTCAGGTTTATTATCTCCATGTCACAGAAGTGGAAGTTCAGTGAAgtaaaataatttgcccaagaaaCAGAGTAAGGGGCAGAGCAGGAACTTGAGATCAGCTGGGTCCCTCTGTAGCTCACACTTCCTATGGTCTTATATTGACTCAcagtcagtggttctcagccttcTCTGCACATTACAATTGCCCAGGCCAAACCCAGAGACCAATTAAATTAGGATCAgtgataggcagaataatgctccCCCAAAGATGTGCACACCCTAAtccctgtgaatatgttaccttacatcgcaaaaaggactttgcagatctGATTAAGTAAATGATCTTCAtatggggagattatcttggattagcCAGGTGGCTCCAGTATGATCAAAAGGGTCCttataagtgaaagagggagATAGGAGGGTCAGAGAAGATATAACTATGAAAGCAGAGGTAGGAGTGAGGTGGGGCCACAGACCAAGGAATGTGGGTAGaatccagaagctggaagaggcaaggaaatggattctcccctggagcctctaaAAGGAACCATGAATTTAGTCCAGTGAGACTCATTTCTGACTTCTGATCTCTAGAAATGTAACATaataggtttttgttgttttaagccactaacttttcggtaatttgttacagcaacaataggaaaTTTATAGAGACTCCTCACACAAACCAGACCAGTTGAGCAGGCCCAACTTCACCCAGGTAGAAAACAGGAAGAATGGCAGTTCACAGAAGTGATAAAACAGAAACCAGGCAAGTTTGGGGCTCCCTTTACCAGTGGGGAGACAAGTTCTGCTCAGAGGAAGGGGGTGCCAAGGGAAATATGCAGTGAGGCATAGAGCTGGGCCCGACAGAAGAGCAGGTCTGGAGGCTGAGGAGCAGGAGCTGCCAGAGATAAAGCCTTTGGCGGCACAGGAAGAGAGGAGGTCACCAGGAGAGTTGGCAATTTGGGTTAACTACCCAGTGAGTGCACAAATGGGGCTCAGTGAAGACATGGCTTAGTTTTACAATTATCAGGGGTGCACATCGTAGGCTGTACCTTCAACAACAGAGTGTGAGTAGAAGACCGCAAGGAAGGCCAAGAAGACCCAAGGAAGTGAAGGCAACCAGTGCCACCTGCAGCCCAAAGTCCAATCCAGTGCTTAGAGAATGAGATGGGGCTTGGTCAGGAAAGCAAAGGATTCCTTAGCATAGGATGCCCGTGGTGCCCACCAGTGGTCAGAAAACGCAAAGGTGTCATTTACACAAAATGTCCAGAActggcaaatccatagagaaagaaagattagTGGGTGTCAGGGGCTAGGGGAGAAGGAATAGAGTGACTGCAAATAGGTATAGGATTTCTTtaggaggtgatgaaaatgttctggaagtaGAGGGTGCTGATGGTtgtacaaccttgtgaatatacaaaaaaaccccactgaactgtacacttttgAAAGGTAAACATTATGGTATGTAAATCATagctcaaaaatattaaaagttttgaaaagagaaaatggaaagaggaCCAGGGAGAGGAACAAAGGGGGAGGAGGTGATGAAAGCCTGTGAGGTGCAGAAAGAGGGAGACGTGCAGGACAGAGGAAGACAAcgtgccccaggcccctgggagGGCATGGCGAGAGCACAGCCACCAGAGCTATTCCCTGGTGTGGAGTTTCTGGTGCTGGAGGAGGTACAGGCTGCAGCAGAAGGCCCTGCCATGCTTGCTGCACGCatatggcttctcacctgtgtggaTGCGCCGATTCTGGCTGAGGTGTGAGCACTAGATGAAGGCCTTGCCACACTCCAGGCAGACATagggcttctcacctgtgtggaTCTGCTGGTGCTCAATGAGGTAGGCGCTCATGCTGAAGGCCTTGCCCCAGGCTAGGCACTTGTACGGCTTCTTGCCTGTGTGGCTCCACTGGTGCCGACTGATCTGTGAGCTCCGAATGAAGGCCTTGCCACACTGGCTGCACACATATGGCCTCTCCCCAATGGGTCCTCTGGTGGCTGACAAGCACCCTCTTCCACATGAAGGTGCACCTACACTCGCCACACGCATAGGGCCTCTCACCTGTGTGGTCCCGCTGGTGCTGGCTGAGGTCTGAGCTACCCTTGAAGGGCTTGTCGCAGTCCAAGCGCTCACagggcttctcacctgtgtggaTCTTGTAATGCTCAATGAGTGTGGAACTTTGCCCAAAGGCCTTACCACACTCAGTGCAATGATATGGCTTCTCACCGCTGTGTGTCCTCTGGTGGCAGATTGGGAACAAGCTCTACCTAAAGGTTTTCCCACACTCCTGACACTGGTAAGGCTTACTCccatgtaaagctagggctagggctcacagatccCTTGAGTccgttgcacagactgggtcacaaaccctccacacacaggtctacaagctaggtaataggaaaaggtcctgggagccatgggtaaaaaattaataggctttattcagagctaggagtaGCTGTCCTAGTgacttctctgagagttctgagaagcaccgTGTAGCtgagctgttagtcctttatacttaggtccataaccctggacacctgggtgcccatatgcaattacattaagtagtaaccaaggaacacctgaggatatttacagcaaatgctcagcaaaattctgaacatctgaggggccctgaccattttcctatattttcccaacaccctggTGTGAATCTGCTGGTGTTTCCGCAGGTCTGAGCTTCCCTGGAAGGCCTTGCCACATTCCCTGCACTTACATGGCGTCTCTCCAGTGTGGGTCCTCTGGTGCAGCATGAGAGTGGAGTTCTGAATGAAGTCTTTCCTGCACTCTTGGCATTTGTAGGATTTCACTCCAGTATGGATCCTCTGGTGCTCAGTGAGGTTGGACTGGCACCGGGAGACTTTCTCACAGGGACTGTACAGATAGGGCTTTTCCCCAACGTGAGTCCTCTCATGCATAGTGAGAGCCAAGTGCTTTTTGAAGCTCTTCCCACACACACTACCCCTGCAGGGTTTCCTGCTCACACAGGCAGCTTGTGATGCAGCTGGCTTTAGAACCTGCTCAAAGCTTCCTCCATGTGCAACTAACGTATGTGGTTTCTCTTCTACATCAATGCTTTCTTGTTTAATGAGACCAGGAGGAATCCTGACACTTCTAGCAACTTGACTGCCACCACAGCCTCTCACCACACTAGGAATTCCCATGTTGGGGACTGTTGCTTAAAATCTCCTTCCTAGAAGAACAAATGTTCCTCCATAACCTTAGCAGGATTTCTGTTCCAGTTCCTTGAGCAGGCATCCGGAGTGCCCATGTCTGTGAAGGCAGAGAAGACTCTTTTCTGAAAACCTCCATTTCTAGCCCTGTGATGAAGTGCAGGTCTTTGAATTTGCCCTGTAGTCACCTTCCTTGAACTGAAAGAAACCAAGATCACCAATGATTTTGTTGACATTCtacactgaaagaaaagaaaccagaaagatTATAGAAGTGGATGGAATTACTAACTCTCTAGGCCTCAAGCCCTCAGGTGTCTCTGCCATCAGTATGAGATGAACTTTCCCTATTAGCCCTGCAAGAAAAGTGCAGCAGACACGGACTGGACCTGCACCCTGTGGCCAAGCCCACTGAGCCCAGCCTGGATCAGCCAACCCCCAGACACATGACAGAAATAAGCACTTTTTGCTGTGGGTCACTGAGCTGTTGTAGGTGTTTGTTTTAGAGCAACAGCTGACTGATATAATTCccaaattaaaatgaatattccCTGAAAAAGATGAGGTTTGAAATTTGGAGAGAGTATGAGAAAGAGCCAgaagcagagaggaagggagCAGAGTCTTCTCAGAGCACTGATTGAACAGAGAACAAGCACAAAAGGGGTGGCCAAGGGAAAAGGGCATTCCAAGGTCTAGGATACCGTGGCCTTAGCTATGAAAACGGCAGGACTTCTCCCAGCCCTAATAGCACAGACATAATCTGGGCAGAAAAGAAGCCACTGAGGAGAGATTCCATCAACTTTTCAAGTTACCCATTCCTGTTAACTGTCAATCGGGGCTCGCCTTGCTCTCCCTGGCACCTGAGTCTGCCAGCTGCTACACTTTCTCTCCCATCTCCTCCTTAGGAACCTCTCCAAAAAGAGCTCCACCCTAAGTATCCCCACACCCACACCAATGCCCCTTCACTCCCTCCTCtggactaaattgtgtccccccccccccgcaaattCATATGATTaaatcctaacctccagtatACCTCAGAATataactatatttggagatagacCCTTTagagaggtaattaaggttaaacaaGATATAggtgggccttaatccaacatgactagtgtccttaaaagaagagagggactattgggaaaatataggaaaaatggtcagggcgccttagatgttcagaatcttgccgggcatttgatgtaaacaggcacaTGCACTCAAGtagttccttggttatcgtctaatgtaattgtgcatgtgcatctaggtgtcctgggttacgGAGTTAAGTGTAAGGATGAGTGACTCTGACCCATGGTGCCTCCCATCCCCgggatgcccccccccccactgggggggcacagggaggccactactgctgctggaggctgctgctgctagtgcccccgggatgtctgcaaggccactgccactgctggacctgtaagctgctgccgctgagggAGCTGgagactgagctcatgtcatctgccaacagctcctggaatctttcccaattacctagcatgggcctgcatgtaaggggtctgggacccagtctgtacaatgggtttggagggtctgagccttagctctgacaatataaatagaaacgtatgggccgagcccgtggcgcactcgggagagtgcggcgctgggagcacagcaacgctcctgccgcgggttcggatcctatataggaatggccggtgcactcactggctgagtgctggtcacgaaaacgacaaaaaaaaaaaaaagaaagaaacttagtataactaaaataatgaaacattttggctttagttatgatttgccttactttacagggACACAAACAGGGGGAAGGCCAtatgagaacacagtgagaaggcagccatctgaa
This region includes:
- the LOC134373940 gene encoding LOW QUALITY PROTEIN: zinc finger protein ZFP2-like (The sequence of the model RefSeq protein was modified relative to this genomic sequence to represent the inferred CDS: deleted 1 base in 1 codon), which encodes MEPKVAGNQDLMGNEQPRITAESGKALLSQGSIEEDQPDVQDTTHPADAVHKPVTFKDVAVDFTREEWGLLDPAQRILYRDVMLRNYSNLVSLGLPDSKPDVISKLEQWEDPWTMERDVPRGPDSKPRTLAAQLTPDKGSLPWGWMTVGLEGQDFWHTILRKVVGRGGQAAERCCQVVMLSQGEKNLERSLAGSVHWPPFVTEHQDTPPASNHILKKGLTCVSVLDQGYSCQREDVCGEACSCFPDLSRPPGVHTAEGVPVCSGWEDAFGKNTCLVSYQQVPNGRKPYTCEECGKAFGQSTHLIQHQRTHTGEKPYVCWECGRAFSKNSSLVKHRRIHTGEKPYTCGQCGKRFHESSSLVKHQRVHTGEKPYTCGECGRTFSQSTHLLQHQRAHTGEKPFACHKCGRAFADSSALLVHHRTHTGERPYECRVCCKAFSLSSSLAEHERCHTGEKPYKCRECGKAFSQSSSLSKHLRTHTGEKPYSCGDCGRTFSQSSSLAKHQRVHTGERPYLCEECGKAFSQGSYLIQHLKIHSGEKPYTCSECRKPFTDSSALILHQRVHTGERPYACGKCGKTFSQSKFLTQHERIHTGEKPFVCGDCGKAFLQSSSLTLHQRTHTGEKPYKCNECGKSYIQMSHLTEHYRVHTGERSYTCNVCGKAFSRGTHLTQHQRVHAGAKPFICHVCQKTFQEATALILHQRTHSGKKPFECRECGKAFSQSRFLAQHQRIHSRGRPYEYSEYQKSLSNCLVLVRQ